cctctgaacgattggttgaataattagattggtatctcagtccatgtattgaatattggcatgcttttctttagaaatggattgaattgtcagtctatgacagctaaaattggattgaGATTGCATATTGGTTTTGGCCGTTAAAAAGCTATTGTTGTGTAATCTATGATAGACAATAATTACCTATGAGGTTCCGCGCCATCTAGTAGAACCAGAATAAACTTACAAATTTGACACGAATCTCACTAGATGGTACGAGACAATAAACAAAGAACATTTACGGTGCTACCACAACTTACTGATAGATGGcgctataatatgtatttagttTCGTATAGTGAGAAAATATTAGTGTTGCTCACTAGATAGAgtgcaattaaaaaataaattaacagtcTGTGGTAAGTTATTACGACAATTTAAAAGGcgggaaaaataaaatagtcgTGCGTTGGGGAGTacgaaaataacttttattacattaaaacctTTATTTCATGCAGTCCATTTGAGGCATCTCGTGTCCAAGTGAGTTCCAAGGCATTTTACAGAACAATATCGTGCCCCACAAGAAATACAGGTatagtttgaaataaaaccaCAAACTGCGCAAAAGTGTCGGTCAGGAAATCTGAAatgtaagttaattaaaataactttacgtttaatataaaaacaagagATATTAAACGCTGTTGTTTATAGTTATGTTTATTAGTCAAAAGGTTTGGTTTTATTCCCCTGATCTAAAAGGTGATCTAATTTCCTCTTGAGCATAAATATCTTATCTTATACCTTATAACAGAAAAATCTACTTACTTAGAAGGTGGTGCTTGAGCGGACAAATAATTTGGAGGTTCAGGTCTAAAACTAGCCTCTTCCTCAACTAACTGTGCAAATGTCTTTCTAAACCTTAATTTATAGTATTCTGCGCTTCTTGATTTTTTCTTTCTTGTCGGTTTTTCATTAGAATCAGCAAATTTTGGTACTTTCTTTGACATAACCAGGTCCGCATGAGGATCATCATGGAAGTTATCCTGTTCAAGGGCCTCCACAGCTTTACGAGCGCGTCTCTTTCTTGCTGCATCATCAAGTACTCTTCTTTTCTCTGCATCCTTTACTCTCCCTGAAAGTTgagaattgaaataaattttgtattatagacTGTTGCTAGTTAATTGCATATTTGCTCATTACTATTTtaccactctttttatttcattatgtattttaaagaaGTATATTTTACTCCACTTCGGGATAATAACTAAAGTACCTGATTCTCTTGacgtcatatttatttttcttacaatCCCTTATCATGTACAGGTATGCTTAGCTGATCCATTAAATCATCAACTCTTGCTTGTAAAGTTTCTACAATATCAGATGATATAAATAGATGTGTCTCGTCTAAATCTTGAAGGATAAATTTTCTACCAAGGGCTGATGTTTCATCTAAGTGCAATAAGAACTGTTTCATAGCATGATcactgaaaaatataaaattttcctgtaattaatataagttctatatatatattggcaaaaacatacatatatgcttagataataattactaaCTCGCCAGTTGCAATCTACCTTGTACAACAACATTACTGAGTGTTTTTAgatgtgatttttatttattatagatttacTAAGTACAAACACTCTGTCACAATCatgtaaattatgttttaatgaaaattc
The nucleotide sequence above comes from Pieris napi chromosome 22, ilPieNapi1.2, whole genome shotgun sequence. Encoded proteins:
- the LOC125060948 gene encoding zinc finger HIT domain-containing protein 1; its protein translation is MTSRESGRVKDAEKRRVLDDAARKRRARKAVEALEQDNFHDDPHADLVMSKKVPKFADSNEKPTRKKKSRSAEYYKLRFRKTFAQLVEEEASFRPEPPNYLSAQAPPSKFPDRHFCAVCGFISNYTCISCGARYCSVKCLGTHLDTRCLKWTA
- the LOC125060949 gene encoding general transcription factor IIH subunit 5; translated protein: MVNVMKGVLVECDHAMKQFLLHLDETSALGRKFILQDLDETHLFISSDIVETLQARVDDLMDQLSIPVHDKGL